One genomic segment of Pseudomonas fortuita includes these proteins:
- a CDS encoding class I SAM-dependent methyltransferase: MEEQGTGIRVEAMSAEYAEQAKVWAERLSLPLQDESAGFAVQVGAEGLQIQQLGPQAPGPVRVDFVEGQAAHRRQFGGGNGQMIAKAVGIAQGVRPQVLDATAGLGKDAFVLASLGCQMTLIERQPLIAALLEDGLARARSDDEVGPIVGRMRLLTGNAIERMHTWEGEAPQVIYLDPMFPHRDKSALVKKEMRVFRPLVGDDLDAPALLEAALALASHRVVVKRPRKAPIIDGPKPSHSLEGKSSRYDIYPKKALKA, from the coding sequence ATGGAAGAGCAAGGCACGGGTATCAGGGTCGAGGCGATGTCGGCTGAGTATGCGGAGCAGGCCAAGGTGTGGGCTGAACGCCTGAGCCTGCCGCTACAGGACGAGAGCGCCGGCTTCGCCGTGCAGGTGGGCGCCGAGGGTTTGCAGATCCAGCAGCTGGGGCCGCAGGCACCGGGGCCGGTGCGGGTGGACTTTGTCGAGGGCCAGGCCGCCCACCGGCGCCAGTTTGGGGGTGGCAACGGGCAGATGATCGCCAAGGCCGTGGGCATTGCCCAAGGCGTGCGGCCACAAGTGCTGGATGCCACGGCAGGCCTTGGCAAAGATGCGTTCGTGCTGGCCAGCCTGGGCTGCCAGATGACCCTGATCGAACGCCAGCCGCTGATTGCTGCGCTGCTGGAAGATGGCCTGGCGCGGGCGCGTTCGGACGACGAAGTGGGCCCGATTGTCGGGCGCATGCGCCTGCTGACCGGCAATGCCATCGAGCGCATGCACACCTGGGAAGGCGAGGCGCCGCAGGTGATTTACCTCGACCCGATGTTCCCGCACCGCGACAAGAGCGCACTGGTGAAAAAGGAAATGCGCGTGTTCCGGCCTTTGGTGGGCGACGACCTGGATGCCCCAGCGCTACTCGAAGCTGCCCTGGCGCTGGCCAGCCACCGGGTGGTGGTGAAGCGCCCGCGCAAGGCACCGATCATCGACGGGCCCAAGCCCAGCCATAGCCTGGAAGGCAAGTCGAGCCGGTATGACATTTACCCGAAGAAAGCCTTGAAGGCCTGA
- a CDS encoding TetR/AcrR family transcriptional regulator: MQTTMSNDAPIGPGRPKDLAKREAILEAAKSLFLSLGYANTSMDAVAAAAGVSKLTVYSHFTDKQTLFCSAVMATCQLQLPDLLFEYPEGAPVEEVLLTIARGFQALISSDEAVKLSRLIMAQGSLDPSFGEYFYEAGPKRVLAAMEALLRGADERGLLRIDNPLHAAEHFFCLVKGAPDYRLLLGCAAPLEGDEAEAHVREVVGVFLRAFKP, from the coding sequence ATGCAGACCACAATGTCCAACGACGCACCCATCGGCCCGGGCCGGCCCAAGGACCTGGCCAAGCGCGAGGCGATTCTCGAAGCGGCAAAGTCGCTGTTCCTCAGCCTTGGTTATGCCAACACCAGCATGGATGCGGTCGCTGCGGCGGCAGGTGTTTCAAAACTCACCGTGTACAGCCACTTCACCGACAAGCAGACCCTGTTCTGCTCGGCGGTCATGGCCACTTGTCAGCTACAGCTGCCCGACCTGTTGTTCGAGTACCCCGAAGGGGCGCCGGTGGAGGAGGTACTGCTGACCATTGCCCGTGGTTTCCAGGCATTGATCAGTAGCGATGAGGCGGTGAAGCTCAGCCGCCTGATCATGGCCCAAGGCAGCCTGGACCCAAGCTTTGGCGAATACTTTTACGAAGCCGGGCCCAAGCGCGTGCTGGCAGCGATGGAAGCGCTGCTGCGGGGTGCAGATGAGCGGGGGTTGTTGCGCATCGACAACCCGCTGCATGCGGCCGAGCACTTCTTTTGCCTGGTCAAGGGGGCGCCGGATTACCGCTTGCTGCTGGGGTGCGCGGCGCCGCTGGAGGGGGACGAAGCCGAGGCGCATGTGCGCGAAGTGGTGGGGGTGTTCTTGCGGGCGTTCAAACCCTGA
- a CDS encoding efflux RND transporter periplasmic adaptor subunit yields the protein MLRHALSIALPAVAALLLTACGQEATPPAAPRPALVVQPQPAEAAADSYPGEVRARFEPELAFRIGGKVSKRLVEEGQRVKADQPLAELDPQDVRLQLEANRAQLAGAEANLALVRAERDRYQKLLERQMVSHSQFDNAENLYRAGLARLKQAKAEFDVAGNQADYAVLRAPQAGVVAKRQVEVGQVVAAGQTVFTLATDGEREVLISLPEQQFARFAVGQSVSVELWSHPQARFEGRIRELSPAADPRSRTFAARIAFTSAATPAELGQSARVFIAHEGVIPLAVPLSAVTAENGQAYVWRVNKDSRLERAVVRLGAYGSDSVPVLEGLAPEDWVVAAGGHVLREGQEIRPVDRSNRVVNLTAKE from the coding sequence ATGTTGCGCCATGCCTTGTCCATCGCCTTGCCCGCCGTTGCCGCGTTGTTACTGACGGCATGCGGTCAGGAAGCCACCCCGCCTGCCGCGCCGCGCCCGGCGCTGGTGGTGCAGCCGCAGCCGGCCGAAGCCGCTGCCGACAGTTACCCTGGTGAAGTGCGTGCGCGCTTCGAGCCGGAGCTGGCCTTCCGCATTGGCGGCAAGGTCAGCAAGCGCCTGGTGGAGGAGGGGCAGCGGGTCAAGGCCGACCAGCCGCTGGCCGAACTGGACCCGCAGGACGTGCGTCTGCAGCTTGAAGCCAACCGTGCCCAGCTGGCGGGTGCCGAGGCGAACCTGGCGTTGGTGCGCGCCGAGCGTGATCGCTACCAGAAGCTGCTGGAGCGGCAGATGGTCAGCCACTCGCAGTTCGACAATGCTGAAAACCTCTACCGCGCCGGCCTTGCCCGGCTGAAGCAGGCCAAGGCCGAGTTCGATGTGGCGGGTAACCAGGCCGACTATGCCGTACTGCGTGCGCCCCAGGCCGGGGTGGTGGCCAAGCGTCAGGTTGAAGTAGGCCAGGTGGTTGCCGCCGGGCAAACCGTGTTCACCCTGGCCACGGATGGCGAGCGAGAAGTGCTCATCAGCCTGCCGGAGCAGCAGTTCGCCCGCTTTGCCGTGGGGCAATCGGTCAGTGTGGAGCTGTGGTCACATCCGCAAGCGCGCTTCGAGGGGCGTATCCGCGAGCTGTCACCGGCCGCCGACCCACGCTCGCGCACCTTCGCTGCGCGCATTGCCTTCACCTCGGCCGCCACGCCGGCGGAGCTGGGCCAGAGCGCCCGGGTGTTCATCGCGCATGAGGGCGTGATCCCGTTGGCGGTGCCACTGTCAGCGGTGACTGCGGAAAACGGCCAAGCCTATGTGTGGCGGGTCAACAAGGACAGCCGCCTGGAGCGGGCCGTGGTGCGCCTGGGGGCGTATGGCAGCGACAGTGTGCCCGTACTCGAAGGCCTTGCCCCAGAGGACTGGGTGGTCGCCGCCGGTGGCCATGTACTGCGTGAGGGCCAGGAAATCCGCCCTGTGGACCGCAGCAACCGTGTAGTGAACCTGACGGCCAAGGAGTAA
- a CDS encoding efflux RND transporter permease subunit gives MGFNLSAWALRNRQIVLFLMILLAAIGAMSYTKLGQSEDPPFTFKAMVIRTLWPGASAEEVSRQVTERIEKKLMETGEYERIVSFSRPGESQVTFMARDSLHSRDIPELWYQIRKKVADIRHTLPPEIQGPFFNDEFGTTFGNIYALTGKGFDYAVLKDYADRIQIRLQRVKDVGKVELVGLQDEKIWIELSNLKLATLGVPLEAVQQALQEQNAVSTAGFFETPSERLQLRVSGRFDSVEQIRQFPIRVGDRTFRIGDVAEVHRGFNDPPAPRMRFMGEDAIGLAVSMKDGGDILVLGKALEDEFERVARTLPAGMELRKVSDQPAAVKAGVGEFVQVLVEALVIVLLVSFFSLGLRTGLVVALAIPLVLAMTFAAMHYFGIGLHKISLGALVLALGLLVDDAIIAVEMMAIKMEQGYDRLKAASYAWTSTAFPMLTGTLITAAGFLPIATAASSTGEYTRSIFQVVTIALLTSWVVAVVFVPYLGERLLPDLAKLHAARHGKDGHAPDPYATPFYQRVRRVVEWCVRRRKTVILLTIAAFVGSILLFRFVPQQFFPASGRPELMVDLKLAEGASLANTAERVKQLEALLKQQDGIDNYVAYVGTGSPRFYLPLDQQLPAASFAQFVVLAKSMEDRERLRSWLISTVDQQFPDLRARVTRLENGPPVGYPVQFRVTGEHIEQARALARQVADKVRENPHVVNVHLDWEEPSKAVFLQIDQDRARALGVSTAHLASFLQSSLTGTTVSQYREDNELIEILLRGTQQERGDLGNLGSLALPTDNGQSVALSQVATLEYGFEEGIIWHRNRLPTVTVRADIYDKEQPATLVKQIEPTLHEIRAKLPDGYLLEVGGTVEDSERGQKSVNAGMPLFVVVVLSLLMIQLRSFSRTVMVFLTAPLGLIGVTLFLLVFRQPFGFVAMLGTIALAGMIMRNSVILVDQIEQDIAAGMERWQAIIEATVRRFRPIVLTALAAVLAMIPLSRSVFYGPMAVAIMGGLIVATALTLLFLPALYAAWFRVKKT, from the coding sequence ATGGGTTTCAACCTTTCTGCCTGGGCGCTGCGCAACCGCCAGATCGTCCTGTTCCTGATGATCCTGCTGGCGGCCATTGGCGCCATGTCCTACACCAAGCTCGGCCAGAGCGAGGATCCGCCATTCACCTTCAAAGCCATGGTCATCCGTACCCTGTGGCCGGGCGCCAGCGCCGAGGAAGTGTCGCGGCAGGTCACCGAGCGTATCGAAAAGAAGCTGATGGAAACCGGCGAGTACGAGAGGATTGTCTCGTTCTCTCGCCCCGGTGAGTCGCAGGTCACCTTCATGGCTCGCGATTCGCTGCATTCCAGGGACATACCTGAATTGTGGTACCAGATCCGCAAGAAGGTCGCGGACATTCGCCACACCCTGCCACCGGAGATCCAGGGCCCGTTCTTCAACGATGAGTTCGGCACCACCTTCGGCAATATCTATGCGCTGACCGGCAAGGGCTTCGATTACGCGGTGCTGAAGGACTACGCCGACCGTATCCAGATCCGGCTGCAGCGGGTCAAGGATGTGGGCAAGGTCGAGCTGGTGGGCCTGCAGGACGAAAAAATCTGGATCGAGCTGTCCAACCTCAAGCTGGCCACCCTTGGCGTACCCCTCGAGGCCGTGCAGCAGGCCCTGCAAGAGCAGAATGCGGTAAGCACCGCCGGCTTCTTCGAGACGCCCAGCGAGCGCCTGCAACTGCGGGTGAGCGGGCGCTTCGACAGTGTCGAGCAGATTCGCCAGTTCCCCATTCGCGTGGGTGACCGCACGTTCCGCATCGGCGATGTGGCCGAAGTGCACCGTGGCTTCAACGACCCACCCGCCCCGCGCATGCGCTTCATGGGCGAAGATGCCATTGGCCTCGCCGTGTCGATGAAGGACGGCGGCGACATCCTGGTCCTGGGCAAAGCCCTGGAAGACGAGTTCGAGCGGGTGGCGCGCACCCTGCCAGCCGGCATGGAGCTGCGCAAGGTCTCGGACCAGCCTGCGGCGGTTAAGGCCGGTGTGGGCGAGTTTGTCCAGGTGCTGGTCGAGGCGCTGGTCATCGTGCTGCTGGTGAGCTTCTTCTCGCTGGGCTTGCGCACCGGCCTGGTGGTGGCGTTGGCCATTCCGCTGGTGCTGGCCATGACCTTCGCTGCCATGCATTACTTCGGCATCGGCTTGCACAAGATTTCCCTTGGCGCCCTGGTGCTGGCGCTGGGCCTGCTGGTGGACGACGCGATCATTGCCGTGGAGATGATGGCGATCAAGATGGAGCAGGGTTATGACCGGCTCAAGGCGGCCAGCTATGCCTGGACTAGCACTGCGTTCCCGATGCTGACCGGTACCCTGATCACTGCGGCAGGCTTTTTACCTATCGCCACTGCGGCCTCCAGTACCGGCGAATACACCCGCTCGATCTTCCAGGTGGTGACCATCGCCCTGTTGACCTCATGGGTGGTGGCCGTGGTGTTCGTGCCCTATCTGGGCGAGCGCCTGCTGCCAGACCTGGCCAAGCTGCATGCTGCGCGCCATGGCAAGGACGGCCACGCGCCCGACCCTTACGCCACGCCGTTCTACCAGCGCGTGCGGCGGGTGGTGGAGTGGTGCGTACGGCGACGCAAGACGGTGATCCTGCTGACCATCGCGGCCTTCGTCGGCAGCATCCTGCTTTTCCGCTTCGTGCCCCAGCAGTTCTTCCCGGCCTCCGGGCGCCCAGAGCTGATGGTTGACCTGAAGCTGGCCGAAGGTGCCTCGCTGGCCAATACTGCCGAGCGGGTCAAGCAATTGGAGGCACTGCTCAAGCAGCAGGACGGCATCGATAACTATGTGGCCTATGTGGGCACCGGTTCGCCACGCTTCTACCTGCCGCTGGACCAGCAACTGCCGGCAGCCAGCTTTGCCCAGTTCGTGGTCCTGGCCAAGTCGATGGAGGACCGCGAGCGCCTGCGCAGCTGGCTGATCAGCACTGTAGACCAGCAGTTCCCTGACCTGCGTGCCCGGGTCACGCGCCTGGAAAACGGCCCACCCGTGGGTTACCCGGTGCAGTTCCGGGTCACCGGCGAGCACATCGAGCAGGCCCGTGCGCTGGCCCGCCAAGTGGCCGACAAGGTGCGCGAGAACCCGCATGTGGTGAACGTGCACCTGGATTGGGAAGAGCCCAGCAAGGCCGTGTTCCTCCAAATCGACCAGGACCGCGCCCGCGCCCTGGGCGTGAGCACCGCGCACCTGGCCAGCTTCCTGCAAAGCTCGTTGACCGGTACCACAGTCAGCCAGTACCGCGAGGACAACGAGCTGATCGAGATCCTGCTGCGCGGCACCCAGCAGGAGCGCGGTGATCTGGGTAACCTCGGCAGCCTGGCACTGCCGACCGACAACGGCCAGAGCGTGGCGCTGTCGCAGGTAGCGACCCTGGAGTACGGCTTCGAGGAAGGCATCATCTGGCACCGCAACCGCCTGCCGACGGTGACCGTGCGCGCCGATATCTACGACAAGGAGCAACCGGCCACGCTGGTGAAACAGATCGAGCCGACCCTGCACGAGATACGCGCCAAGCTGCCGGATGGCTACCTGCTGGAAGTAGGCGGTACGGTTGAAGACTCCGAGCGTGGGCAGAAGTCGGTGAACGCTGGCATGCCGCTGTTCGTGGTGGTGGTGCTGAGCCTGCTGATGATCCAGCTGCGCAGCTTCTCGCGCACGGTCATGGTGTTCCTCACCGCACCGCTGGGGCTGATTGGCGTGACCCTGTTCCTGCTGGTGTTCCGCCAGCCGTTTGGCTTTGTCGCCATGCTGGGCACCATTGCCCTGGCGGGCATGATCATGCGCAACTCGGTGATTCTGGTGGACCAGATCGAGCAAGATATTGCAGCGGGGATGGAGCGCTGGCAGGCGATCATCGAAGCCACGGTGCGGCGCTTCCGGCCAATCGTGCTGACTGCGCTGGCGGCGGTGCTGGCGATGATCCCGTTGTCACGCAGCGTGTTCTACGGGCCGATGGCGGTGGCGATCATGGGGGGGTTGATCGTGGCTACGGCGTTGACGCTGTTGTTCCTGCCGGCGTTGTATGCGGCGTGGTTCAGGGTGAAGAAAACCTGA